The Alosa alosa isolate M-15738 ecotype Scorff River chromosome 9, AALO_Geno_1.1, whole genome shotgun sequence genome includes a region encoding these proteins:
- the soat1 gene encoding sterol O-acyltransferase 1 isoform X1, whose amino-acid sequence MMGDRGIRERHPNGEITTNGKMEVEQMISRKLHLKRAAEHLKSDLMKQLDSQVNDFMNCLIEESASLEAAPVLLSDKESNKLSKKSRTPGSPGKVYVSRRSLLDELFEVNHIRTIYHMFIALLILFILSTLVVDFIDEGRLVLDFNLLVFAFGQLPLVVCTWLCMFVSVLVVPYSLLHLWASWYPTCSHPTLWSVLVGTVSMLYQGLGLGFLPTSVVLSNSLPPASRFIIIVEQVRLMMKVYSFARENVPRVLSAAQKDKTNGPVIPQLTQYLYFLFAPTLIYRDHYPRNPYIRWSYVATKFGQVLGSLFYAYYVFVRLCIPQFRSISLQLFDLRAMVLCVFNSILPGALVLFLAFFAFLHCWLNAFAEMLRFGDRMFYKDWWNSTSFANYYRTWNVVVHDWLYYYVYRDFLWLTEKRFRSGAMLFVFTMSAVVHEYILAICFGFFYPVLFCLFMCFGMMFNFILHDRRKGPIWNVIMWTSLFLGQGVIICLYSQEWYAQRYCPIDEPSFLDLLKPRSWTCHLTSPHAEHSGGS is encoded by the exons ATGATGGGAGATAGAGGCATCAGGGAGAGACATCCCAATGGAGAGATCACAACCAACG gtaaaATGGAGGTGGAGCAGATGATCAGCAGGAAGCTTCACCTGAAACGGGCGGCAGAG CACCTGAAGTCGGACCTGATGAAGCAGCTGGACTCTCAAGTGAACGACTTCATGAACTGCCTGATCGAGGAGTCTGCCAGTCTGGAAGCTGCCCCAGTGCTGCTCTCTGACAAAGAGAGCAATAAACTCAG tAAGAAGTCACGAACCCCAGGAAGCCCAGGCAAAGTGTATGTGAGCCGCCGTTCGCTGCTTGA TGAACTGTTTGAAGTCAACCACATCCGGACAATCTACCACATGTTCATCGCCCTCCTCATACTGTTCATCCTCAGCACACTGGTAGTGGACTTCATCGATGAGGGCCG GTTAGTGTTGGACTTCAACCTCTTGGTATTTGCCTTTGGGCAGCTCCCCCTGGTGGTATGCACGTggctgtgcatgtttgtatcTGTGCTCGTGGTGCCGTACAGCCTCCTCCACCTGTGGGCCAGCTGGTATCCGACCTGCAGCCACCCGACCCTGTGGTCCGTCCTGGTGGGCACCGTGTCCATGCTCTACcaggggctggggctgggcttTCTGCCCACGTCAGTGGTGCTTAGCAACAGCCTCCCGCCTGCCTCACGCTTTATCATCATTGTGGAGCAG GTGCGCCTGATGATGAAAGTCTACTCCTTCGCCAGGGAAAACGTCCCCAGAGTCTTGTCAGCAGCACAGAAAGACAAAACCA ATGGTCCTGTCATACCTCAGCTAACACAGTATCTGTACTTCCTCTTTGCCCCAACACTCATTTACAGAGATCACTATCCCAG AAATCCATACATAAGATGGAGTTATGTTGCCACAAAGTTTGGTCAG GTGCTGGGAAGTCTGTTCTATGCATACTATGTGTTTGTGCGGCTCTGCATCCCGCAGTTCCGCAGCATCAGCCTACAGCTCTTTGACCTGAGGGCCATGGTGCTCTGCGTCTTTAACTCCATCCTTCCAG gTGCACTGGTTCTCTTCTTGGCTTTCTTCGCTTTCCTGCACTGTTGGCTCAATGCTTTTGCAGAGATGCTGCGTTTTGGTGACAGAATGTTCTACAAG GACTGGTGGAACTCAACATCATTTGCTAATTACTACCGTACATGGAATGTGGTGGTGCATGATTGGCTGTACTATTATGTGTACAGGGATTTTCTCTGG TTAACGGAGAAGCGTTTCCGGAGTGGAGCCATGCTGTTCGTGTTCACTATGTCTGCAGTAGTGCATGAGTACATCCTGGCCATCTGCTTCGGCTTCTTCTACCCAGTCCTCTTCTGCCTCTTCATGTGCTTCGGAA TGATGTTCAACTTCATCCTGCACGACCGAAGGAAAGGCCCCATATGGAATGTTATCATGTGGACCTCCCTCTTCTTGGGGCAGGGGGTCATCATCTGCCTGTACTCCCAAGAGTGGTATGCCCAGCGATACTGCCCCATCGATGAG CCCTCTTTCTTGGACCTGCTGAAGCCACGATCCTGGACCTGTCACCTGACCAGTCCACATGCAGAACACTCTGGGGGATCCTGA
- the soat1 gene encoding sterol O-acyltransferase 1 isoform X2, with the protein MANTGFRGKMEVEQMISRKLHLKRAAEHLKSDLMKQLDSQVNDFMNCLIEESASLEAAPVLLSDKESNKLSKKSRTPGSPGKVYVSRRSLLDELFEVNHIRTIYHMFIALLILFILSTLVVDFIDEGRLVLDFNLLVFAFGQLPLVVCTWLCMFVSVLVVPYSLLHLWASWYPTCSHPTLWSVLVGTVSMLYQGLGLGFLPTSVVLSNSLPPASRFIIIVEQVRLMMKVYSFARENVPRVLSAAQKDKTNGPVIPQLTQYLYFLFAPTLIYRDHYPRNPYIRWSYVATKFGQVLGSLFYAYYVFVRLCIPQFRSISLQLFDLRAMVLCVFNSILPGALVLFLAFFAFLHCWLNAFAEMLRFGDRMFYKDWWNSTSFANYYRTWNVVVHDWLYYYVYRDFLWLTEKRFRSGAMLFVFTMSAVVHEYILAICFGFFYPVLFCLFMCFGMMFNFILHDRRKGPIWNVIMWTSLFLGQGVIICLYSQEWYAQRYCPIDEPSFLDLLKPRSWTCHLTSPHAEHSGGS; encoded by the exons ATGGCCAACACAGGTTTTAGAG gtaaaATGGAGGTGGAGCAGATGATCAGCAGGAAGCTTCACCTGAAACGGGCGGCAGAG CACCTGAAGTCGGACCTGATGAAGCAGCTGGACTCTCAAGTGAACGACTTCATGAACTGCCTGATCGAGGAGTCTGCCAGTCTGGAAGCTGCCCCAGTGCTGCTCTCTGACAAAGAGAGCAATAAACTCAG tAAGAAGTCACGAACCCCAGGAAGCCCAGGCAAAGTGTATGTGAGCCGCCGTTCGCTGCTTGA TGAACTGTTTGAAGTCAACCACATCCGGACAATCTACCACATGTTCATCGCCCTCCTCATACTGTTCATCCTCAGCACACTGGTAGTGGACTTCATCGATGAGGGCCG GTTAGTGTTGGACTTCAACCTCTTGGTATTTGCCTTTGGGCAGCTCCCCCTGGTGGTATGCACGTggctgtgcatgtttgtatcTGTGCTCGTGGTGCCGTACAGCCTCCTCCACCTGTGGGCCAGCTGGTATCCGACCTGCAGCCACCCGACCCTGTGGTCCGTCCTGGTGGGCACCGTGTCCATGCTCTACcaggggctggggctgggcttTCTGCCCACGTCAGTGGTGCTTAGCAACAGCCTCCCGCCTGCCTCACGCTTTATCATCATTGTGGAGCAG GTGCGCCTGATGATGAAAGTCTACTCCTTCGCCAGGGAAAACGTCCCCAGAGTCTTGTCAGCAGCACAGAAAGACAAAACCA ATGGTCCTGTCATACCTCAGCTAACACAGTATCTGTACTTCCTCTTTGCCCCAACACTCATTTACAGAGATCACTATCCCAG AAATCCATACATAAGATGGAGTTATGTTGCCACAAAGTTTGGTCAG GTGCTGGGAAGTCTGTTCTATGCATACTATGTGTTTGTGCGGCTCTGCATCCCGCAGTTCCGCAGCATCAGCCTACAGCTCTTTGACCTGAGGGCCATGGTGCTCTGCGTCTTTAACTCCATCCTTCCAG gTGCACTGGTTCTCTTCTTGGCTTTCTTCGCTTTCCTGCACTGTTGGCTCAATGCTTTTGCAGAGATGCTGCGTTTTGGTGACAGAATGTTCTACAAG GACTGGTGGAACTCAACATCATTTGCTAATTACTACCGTACATGGAATGTGGTGGTGCATGATTGGCTGTACTATTATGTGTACAGGGATTTTCTCTGG TTAACGGAGAAGCGTTTCCGGAGTGGAGCCATGCTGTTCGTGTTCACTATGTCTGCAGTAGTGCATGAGTACATCCTGGCCATCTGCTTCGGCTTCTTCTACCCAGTCCTCTTCTGCCTCTTCATGTGCTTCGGAA TGATGTTCAACTTCATCCTGCACGACCGAAGGAAAGGCCCCATATGGAATGTTATCATGTGGACCTCCCTCTTCTTGGGGCAGGGGGTCATCATCTGCCTGTACTCCCAAGAGTGGTATGCCCAGCGATACTGCCCCATCGATGAG CCCTCTTTCTTGGACCTGCTGAAGCCACGATCCTGGACCTGTCACCTGACCAGTCCACATGCAGAACACTCTGGGGGATCCTGA